A single window of Pyrus communis chromosome 10, drPyrComm1.1, whole genome shotgun sequence DNA harbors:
- the LOC137747083 gene encoding NEDD8-conjugating enzyme Ubc12-like: MIRLFKEKEKLRAQNANGASPVTKQSAGKLRLTKDMSELNLPKSCSIHYPHGKDELMNFEVTIRPDEGYYKGGVFMFTFQVATIYPHEAPKVKCKTKVYHPNIDLEGNVCLNILREDWKPVLNINTVIYGLYHLFTEPNYEDPLNHDAAAVLRDNPKMFEANVRRAMAGGYVGQTLFPRCT, from the exons ATGATTAGGCTAttcaaagaaaaggaaaagctgAGAGCACAAAACGCCAATGGAGCCTCGCCAGTTACGAAGCAATCTGCTGGGAAGTTGCGTCTTACTAAAG ATATGTCTGAGCTGAATTTACCAAAATCCTGTAGCATTCATTATCCTCATGGCAAGGATGAGCTGATGAACTTTGAGGTTACAATTCGTCCGGATGAAGGATATTACAA AGGCGGTGTGTTTATGTTTACATTCCAAGTTGCCACTATCTATCCACATGAGGCACCAAAAGTCAAGTGTAAGACCAAG GTCTACCATCCGAATATTGACTTGGAAGGAAATGTCTGCCTCAACATCCTACGAGAAGATTGGAAACCTGTCCTCAATATAAACACTGTCATTTATGGATTATATCACCTCTTCACG GAACCAAATTATGAAGATCCACTAAATCATGATGCAGCTGCAGTGTTAAGAGACAACCCAAAGATGTTTGAAGCTAATGTAAGAAGGGCTATGGCCGGTGGGTATGTGGGGCAAACCTTATTCCCCCGGTGCACATAG
- the LOC137747809 gene encoding uncharacterized protein, translating into MFRINSQMKLCGKTITKEDMLEKTFNTFHASNVLLQQQYKERGFTKYNQLISLLLVAEQNNELLMKNHYSRLTGSASFPEVNVAFLEVNAISSGGNNHKGGRGHKRGR; encoded by the coding sequence GAAACTCTGTGGGAAAACCATCACTAaggaagatatgctggaaaagacctTCAACACCTTTCATGCCTCAAACGTGCTCCTACAACAGCAGTATAAAGAGCGAGGTTTCACTAAATACAACCAGTTGATATCTCTGCTCTTAGTagctgaacaaaacaatgagctcctgatgaaaaatcattattcccgaCTTACTGGATCTGCATCATTCCCAGAAGTAAATGTTGCTTTCCTCGAAGTGAATGCCATATCTTCTGGTGGCAATAATCATAAAGGAGGACGTGGCCACAAGCGAGGGCGGTGA